In Bradyrhizobium sp. 195, the sequence GGTAGATTTCAGGCTGCTGGAGCAGCGAGCCGGAAATGCCCGGCAGAATGTTCTGCAGATGCTTGGCCGCGCTGACGCCGCCGAGCGGTCCCGGCGAATTCGAGATGATGCCGACCGGCTTGCCGAGGAGCGAGCTCTTGCCATAGGGGCGCGAGGCAACGTCGATGGCGTTCTTGAGGACGCCCGGAATCGAGCGGTTGTATTCGGGGGTGATGAACAGCACGCCATTCGACTTCTGGAGCTTGTCGCGGAAGGCCAGCCAGTCCGCGGGCGGCGCACCCTCGAGGTCCTGGTTGAAGAACGAGATGCCCGCCGGCGTGATGACCTCGAGCTTGAGGGTATCAGGCGCAAGCTTGGCGAGCGCGTTGGCGATCTTCAGCGAAAAGCTCTCCTTGCGCAGGCTGCCGGCGATCGTGACGATGTTGTAGGCCATGAGATGTCCTTGAAACCTTGAGGGGAAGTGCCGGACGGCACTTAAGCGATCCGGATCGATGGATGCAAGTGCATGAATTAGCCTGATTTGGAAACCCTGTGTTTCGCGAAAGCAGACATTGGACCCGTCGCCCGGATGGAGCGCAGCGCAATCCGGGGCCGGCATAGCTTGGGGCACGACCCCGGATTACGCTTCGCTCCATCCGGGCTACAATCTCAAAACAATCGGGCCGCCAAGCGACGGCCCGATCTTTCGCCCACATGTCAAATTCAGATCAGATCGTCGGATTCCACGCCGACGGGATCAGGCGGTACTTCGCGCCGTCCTTCTGGACATGGCCGACCGAAGGGAACGTGAAGTGGAAGCCGACCACCGTCGCCTTCTCCGCCGCCGCCATGTCGTAGAATTTGTGGCGCGTCTCCTGCGCCAGCGCGGCGTCGTAGTCGAACATCACGTGCCAGTCGGGATTGCGCAGGAAGAATTCCGGGATGTTGGTGACATCCGACTGGATCAGCACCTTGGCATGGCCCGAGGCGACAGCGAACGAGGTGTGGCCCGGCGTGTGGCCCGGGGTTGCGATCGAGGTGATGCCGGGCGCGACCTCCTTGCCCCACTCGTATTTGGTGACCTTGGACTCGAGGCCGGCGAAGGTCTTCTTCACGTTGGCGAAGTAGTTCTTCATCATCGGATTGGACTCGGCCTTGGCCGCGTTCTCCTCGCTGGTCCAGAACTCCCAGTCCTTGCCCGGCACCATGATCTCGGCATTGGGGAATGCGAGCGCGCCGTCGGCAAGGCGAATGCCGTTGGTGTGATCGGGATGCAGATGCGAGAGCAGCACGATGTCGATGTTCTTCGCCTCGACGCCGGCAGCCTGGAGGTTCTGCAGCGTGCGGCCGACCGCGCCCTTGCTCGCCTCGAGATTCGCAATGCCGTTGCCGGTGTCGATCAGGACCAGCTTGGAGCCGGTGTTGATGAGCTGCGGGTTGAACGGCACCGTGACCATGCCCTTCGGCATGTAGGCTGCTTCGCCCGCGGCCAGCGCTTCGTCCTTGGGAATGTTGGCGACGAACTTGTCCGGCATCGGGAAGGTGCGCGCGCCGTCATTGATCGAGGTGCACTCGTAGCTGCCGACCTTGTAGCGATAGAAGCCCGGCGCTTGCGTGCCGGTCGGCGGCACTGAGGCATTGGCCGCGGTCGGCACGAAGCCGGATACGGCAGCCGCGCTGAGGGCGGCGGCGCCTGTGAGCAAATGACGGCGATTGAGATCAGTCATGGAGAGGTCCCCTTCTGAGCGCCCCGCGGTTTCTCCGCTTGCAATGGCGGCGGAATAATCTCCGGCTGCGCTCAGAAGGCAAGACCTTCCTTCGGTAACCTGCCGTTGCAGATCACGATTATTTATTCGGGTTGATGAGGAATTTTTCGCCGGTGGCGCGTTTGGCGTACACGGCGACGTTGGCGAGATCGAGCGCCTCGGTCAGCGAGACCACCTTGGTGTAGTGACTGGCGAAAGTGGTCTTGAGCTCGGACGCGACGCGCTGGCGCAGACGACCGATCTCGGCCGGACCGATGTTCTGGAGGAACGGCGTCAGCAGCCAGCCGCCGACGCCCCAGGTCAGACCGAAGGACCGGCTCAATTCAGTCGGCCGATTGTCGAGGCTGCCGTAGATATAGACCTGCTTGTACACGTTGGAGCCGTAGCGGCTGTATTCCTTCGCAGTCTTGTTGGCCGCAGCTTCCATGGCGGTCAGAATCTGGCTCGCCAGCTTGCCGCCGCCGATGGCATCGAAGGCGATCGTGGCGCCGGTCTCGACCAGCGCATTGGTGAGATCGTCCGTGAAATCAGGCGCGCTGGAATCCACGACGTGCTTGGCGCCGATCTTGTGCAGGATGTCGGCCTGCTCCTTGCTCCTGACGATGTTGACGAGCCCGATGCCGTCCTTGATGCAGATCTTGTTGAGCATCTGGCCGAGATTGGACGCAGCCGCCGTGTGCACGAGCGCCTTGTGGTTCTCCCGCCGCATCGTCTCAGTCATGCCGAGGGCGGTCAGCGGATTGACGAACCAGGACGCACCGTCCGCGGCCGTGGTGCCCGCCGGCAGCTCCATGACGTCGCGAACCTTCAGCACGCGATACTGCGTGTACATCGCGCCGCCGATCATCGACACCGTCTTGCCCATCAGGGCTTTCGCCGCATCCGACGAGCCCGTCTGGATCACCGTGCCGGCGCCCTCGTTGCCGACCGGCAGCGACTGATCGAGCCGGGCTCCCATCATCCGCATCGCAGCCTCCGGCATTTTCGCCGTGATGACCGGCATCTCCTTCGTGCCGGAGGCCTTGGCGGCCGACATGTCGGCCGGCCCGATCAGGAGCCCGAGATCGGAGGGGTTGATCGGGGTCGCCTCGACGCGGACCACGACCTCGTCGTCGGCCGGCTCCGGCGTCGGGACATCCACGAGGGACAATTCCAGCTCGCCGCTCTTCTTCAGCAGCGAACGCAGTTGCAGTCCGGACTTGCCATCGCTCATGTCGATCCTCCCCTGTCGGTCTTTTCGCGAGTCGAAGCGCTGGCTTATGCCAGCGCCTTCAGTGCGGCCTTGCCGCCGTACAGCGCCTGCTTGCCGAGCTGCTGCTCGATGCGCAGGAGCTGGTTGTATTTGGCGGTGCGGTCGGAACGTGCAAGGGACCCGGTCTTGATCTGACCGCAATTCGTTGCGACCGCAAGATCGGCGATAGTGGAATCCTCGGTCTCGCCCGAGCGGTGCGACATCACCGAGGTGTAGCCGGCCTTGTGCGCCATCTCGACGGCGGCGAGCGTCTCGGTCAGCGTGCCGATCTGGTTGACCTTGATCAGGATCGAGTTGGCGCGGCCGGCCTTGATGCCATCGGCGAGGCGCTTGACGTTGGTGACGAAGAGGTCGTCGCCGACCAGCTGGCACTTCGTGCCGACGAGGTCGGTGAGCTCCTTCCAGCCGTCCATGTCGTCTTCGGACATGCCGTCCTCGATGGTGACGATCGGATAGCGCGAGACGAGGTCGGCAAGGTACTTGGCCTGCTCGGAGATCGAACGGGTCTTGCCCTCGCCTTCATAGACGTATTTGCCGCCCTTGAAGAACTCGGTCGAGGCGCAGTCGAGGCCGAGCACGATATCGCTCCCCGCCTTGAAGCCGGCCTTGCCGATCGCGTTCATGACGAACTCCAGCGCGGCATCGGCCGACGGCAGGTTCGGGGCAAAGCCACCCTCGTCGCCGACATTGGTGTTGTGGCCGGCCTTCTTCAGCTCGGACTTCAACGTGTGGAAGACCTCCGCGCCGTAGCGCAGCCCCTCGGCGAAGGACGAGGCGCCGACGGGGAGGATCATGAATTCCTGGAAGTCGATCGGGTTGTCGGCATGCACGCCGCCATTGATGATGTTCATCATCGGCACCGGCAACAGGCGCGCCGAGGTGCCGCCGACATAACGGTAGAGCGGCATGTCGAGCGAGTTCGCGGCCGCCTTGGCGCAGGCGAGCGAGACGCCGAGGATTGCGTTGGCCCCGAGCCGGCTCTTGTTCGCTGTGCCGTCGAGGTCGATCATGATCTGGTCGATCTGGGCCTGCTGCTCGACATCGAGGCCGCTCAGGGCCTCGAAGATCTCGCCGTTCACGGCGCCGACGGCCTTGGTGACGCCCCTGCCGAGATAGCGGGCCTTGTCGCCGTCGCGCAGTTCCACGGCCTCATGGGCCCCCGTAGACGCGCCGGAGGGCACGGCAGCGCGGCCGAGCGCGCCATCCTCCAGCACGACATCGACCTCGACGGTGGGATTGCCCCGGCTATCGAGGATTTCGCGGCCGATGATGTCAATGATGGCGGTCATGATGTGCACTTCCGTTCGTTAGGTTTGATCGGTTCGCCGCGGGTCTTACACGGGCCGCAAGCAAATGTGAACGCTTGGACCGCGTGCTTCGACTGACGCGTGAAGCGGCCGGGGCTAAGCTTGAAATCAACTGATCTGCGCGTCCAACCTCAATCTGAACCAGCCGGGGTAACGCCATGAATCGCCGCCAATTTCTCGCCTCGACTGCCGCCCTGTTGGTGACCCGCCCAGGTTTTGCCCAAGAGGCCCCATTCCGGACGAAATATTTCCCGATCAGTGCGGGCATCGGCCTGCACGATCTCGCACCCGCCCCTGACGGTTTGGTCTGGTTCACGGCGCAGGGCAAGGGCCTGCTCGGCAGACTCGATCCCCGGGATGGCCGTTTCAAGACGGTCAGCCTCGGTCAGGGCGCCGCCCCGCATGGCGTGACGATCGGCCCCGACGGCGCGCCCTGGATCACCGAGGGCGGCCAGAACGCGATCGCGCGGGTCGATCCGTCCGATCTCAAAGTTACGCTGTACCGCCTGCCGGAAAAATTCGCCTCCGCCAATCTCAACACCGGCGTGTTCGACAAGGAAGGCACTTATTGGTTCACCGGCCAGTCCGGCTATTACGGCCGGCTCGCGCCGAAGTCTGGCGAAATGAATGTGTTCAGGGCGCCCAAAGGCGTTGGCCCCTACGGCATCACGGTGACGCCCAAGGGCGATATCTGGTACGCCTCGCTCGCCGGCAGCTACATCGCGAAGATTGATCGCGCGACGGGTAATGCCGCAATGGTCGAGCCGCCGACGCCAGGCGCGGGCTCGCGGCGCGTGTGGTCGGACTCGAAAAGCCGGATCTGGGTCAGCGAGTGGAACAGTGGCCATGTCTCGGTGCACGATCCCGCCGATGGGTCGTGGAAGACGTGGAAGCTGCCGGGCGAGCGTCCCCGCGCCTATGCCGTCTTCGTCGACGACAAGGACAAGGTCTGGCTGACCGACTTCTCCGCCAACGCCATCGTCCGCTTCGATCCTGCTACGGAGAAATTCAACGTGTTCGCCAGCGACAAGGCCAATGCCGCCGTGCGCCAGCTGGACGGCAGGCCGGGCGAGCTCTGGGGCTGCGAGTCCGGCAACGACCGGATCGTCATGGTCCAGACCCTCGCCGCCGGTTGACGGCAGCGGCATTTACGTCCATCCCGGCACCCTCTAGAGCGCGACCTTATCGCGCTCTAGCCGTTTTTTGACTGAGCATGATCTTTCGGAAAACCGGTACCCACTTTGCGCTAACGCGGCCCTCCGGGTCCGGATCTGCTCCACAGGATGTGACGACGATGGCGAAGAAATCCCTCCAGCTCGGCCGTGCGGTCGACTGGCCGCACACACCGGAAGACGCTCAGCTCGACCGCGTGCCCAATCCGCAAAAGGGCACCGACTATCTGGTGCGTTTCACCGTGCCGGAATTCACCTCGCTCTGCCCGGTCACGGGACAGCCGGATTTCGCGCATCTGATGATCGACTACGCGCCGGGGGCGTGGCTGCTGGAGTCGAAATCGCTCAAGCTTTACATCGCGAGCTTCCGCAATCACGGCGCCTTCCACGAGGACTGCACCGTCATGATCGGCAAGCGCATTGCGAGCGAGATCAAGCCGAAATGGCTGCGCATCGGCGGCTATTGGTATCCGCGCGGCGGCATTCCGATCGATGTGTTCTGGCAGACCGGCCGCGCGCCGAAGGGCCTCTGGCTGCCCGAGCAGGGCGTCGCGCCGTATCGCGGGCGGGGATGAGCCGCGCATCCTGCGTTCGCGATCACCACGCGTACCGCACCACGCCCTTGCCTGCGTAGGATCGCGTGACGCCGGAGAATTCACCCTCGAACGTACCGGCGGCCGACCACCCGTTCAGCCACTTCTTCTCGACCGATCCTGTCACCAGCGCGGAGTCCGAGGCCATGGCCGCGCCATTCACGACGAAGCTTGCACCGGGCAACGTCTGGAACGTGGCGCCAATGGCACGGTCGGGATTGAAATCATGCGCCCAGGCAAGCCGCCCGCGCAGGGTGACGATGCCGTCGGCCTGGGCGAAGGATTTGTCGGTGCGCAGGCCGAGCTCTGTGCGGGTGTCGGTGGCGCTCTTGGCGCCGTAGGCCAGCGCGAACGTGTTGCTGCCGACGATGGCCTGCTCGGCATAGGCCGGCAGATCGAACGTCGTGAACTGCGCTGCGGCGTAAGGCGTGAGGCCGACGCCCTGCGTGACGAAGCGATAGCCGCCCTCGAGCCGGCCGGAATATGTGTTGGCGTTGAACTCCGCACGCAGGCGATCGACGCCGGCAACCGTCACGGTGCGATCGGTGGTGATGTCCTGCCAGCCATAGGCCAGCGCGCCGGTGATGTAGGCAGGCCCGATGATGTGCCGGAAGAAGGCGCCGGCCTGGAACAGGTCGGATCGCCCGCCGCCGAGGGCATTCGCCACGGTGAAGTTGGTGCCGCCGCCGGCGAGCGCGAAGCCGACCAGCGTATCGCGGGAGATGCGATAATCCGCACCGACAGCGGTGCCATAGAGATTGCTTGTGGTGGTGTTGGACCCGACCACTGTGCGGCCGTCAGTCTGCTGCGCGCCGCCGAAGCCCGCCGCCCAGACGCTCCAGCGCTGCTCGAACGACGGCGCGATCGGGGCCTTGGTGTAGATCGCAGCCAGCGCGTCGTTCGGCTTGCGCGTCCGCGCGTAAGCCAGGGCTGTCTCGTCCGTATAGGCATTCGGCGCGCCGCCCGCACTGACGGGATCGCCGCGGCCCGCGATGAACGGATCCGTCATCACGCCCATGAACTGGTTCATCGCGTTGAACGTCGTCTGCTGCGGCGCGCTGCCGACCTCGCCGGAGAGCTGAGTTAGGCCGGTGGGCGTAAGACTTCCGAACACCATCGGGATGGTGCCGTTTGTGTTGAAGAAGTTGATGATAGCGTTGCCGACGTTCTGCTGGTTACCGTTGAGGTTGCCGGACGGCGGCGCGAAATTCAGCGCAAGATTCAGATAGGCATGGGTGCTGTCATAGCTCAGCGTCGTGTGGAAGCCCGACGGCAGGCCAGTGTTGGCCACGGTGGGATCGAACGTGCCGGCGATGCTGCTCGCAGTCAGGATCATGTACTGCTTGGCGACGTAAGAGCCGGCGGCAAAATGCGCACCCACGATGGCGCCGTTAGGTGCTGCGTTTCCGGTCACATTGGCAAAGCTGGAGGTTGAGGGATCGACGAAAACACTGAACAGGGCCCCTGACTGCATCGTGAGGCTTGCCACGGTCATGGAGGTTCCCGGCCCGCCCGCGCCACCCGGCGAGAAAATGCCGCCCGCGTTGACTTGGAGCGCCCCCACAGTGCCGGTGCCGGCCAACGCTGCAGTCGCGTTCACCGTGGTGAGGCTCGATGACATCGAGCCATCGACAACGAGCGTGCCACCGTTGACCGTCGTCGTGCCGGTATATGCGCTACCGTCGCCCGACAGCAACATGATGCCGGAACCGGTCTTCACGAATCCACCACTCCCGATCAAGGAGCCGGCGAAGATCGACGTCGAATTGTCCCCGCCGACCGTCATGGTGAATGCGCCGGTATCGAGCACGCTGCCTGCCACGCCGGCCACCGACCCAAAGGTCGCGCCGCCACCGGTGACATTGGCGATCGCGCCGGCGGTGCCGAGGGTCACGCGTCCCGACACGCTGCCGCCCCCCGAGCTCAATTGGCTAGGGGCTGAGATCGTGACGTTCCCGTTGATCGTTCCGTCCAGCCCGATGTATTCGGAGATGCTGTTGATCGATGCATTGACCGTGCCGGTCGCCTCGACGATCATTTTGCCGTCATTCAAGATGGTATTGGTGGAGTTCAGTGTTCCGCCAACACTGATTTGGCCGCCAGAGTTCGTGAAGGTGGTGGCGTTGACGGTGCGGCCGGCGTCGATCCAGATCGCGTGAACCATCGCATTGGACTGGTTGATCAGCGTCGTTACGGTGAGATTGCCGCCCGAGACAAAAAGGTCGGATATTGCACCGGTAGTCAGGTTACCGTTGACGGTGAGCGCACCGGTCACCGTGAAGGTGCCGCTTTGATGGTCGACGTTGCCGTTGATCGTCCCGGCTGCGTTCGCGGTGCCGGAATTCGTCAGTCCGCCATTGACCGTTCCAGTGGTCGTGAAGGTGCCGCCGGC encodes:
- a CDS encoding NADPH-dependent FMN reductase, with translation MAYNIVTIAGSLRKESFSLKIANALAKLAPDTLKLEVITPAGISFFNQDLEGAPPADWLAFRDKLQKSNGVLFITPEYNRSIPGVLKNAIDVASRPYGKSSLLGKPVGIISNSPGPLGGVSAAKHLQNILPGISGSLLQQPEIYLNAVGDAFDANGDLTKDSLKTVLQQYINAFAAHVAKHQG
- a CDS encoding MBL fold metallo-hydrolase; this encodes MTDLNRRHLLTGAAALSAAAVSGFVPTAANASVPPTGTQAPGFYRYKVGSYECTSINDGARTFPMPDKFVANIPKDEALAAGEAAYMPKGMVTVPFNPQLINTGSKLVLIDTGNGIANLEASKGAVGRTLQNLQAAGVEAKNIDIVLLSHLHPDHTNGIRLADGALAFPNAEIMVPGKDWEFWTSEENAAKAESNPMMKNYFANVKKTFAGLESKVTKYEWGKEVAPGITSIATPGHTPGHTSFAVASGHAKVLIQSDVTNIPEFFLRNPDWHVMFDYDAALAQETRHKFYDMAAAEKATVVGFHFTFPSVGHVQKDGAKYRLIPSAWNPTI
- a CDS encoding zinc-binding dehydrogenase gives rise to the protein MSDGKSGLQLRSLLKKSGELELSLVDVPTPEPADDEVVVRVEATPINPSDLGLLIGPADMSAAKASGTKEMPVITAKMPEAAMRMMGARLDQSLPVGNEGAGTVIQTGSSDAAKALMGKTVSMIGGAMYTQYRVLKVRDVMELPAGTTAADGASWFVNPLTALGMTETMRRENHKALVHTAAASNLGQMLNKICIKDGIGLVNIVRSKEQADILHKIGAKHVVDSSAPDFTDDLTNALVETGATIAFDAIGGGKLASQILTAMEAAANKTAKEYSRYGSNVYKQVYIYGSLDNRPTELSRSFGLTWGVGGWLLTPFLQNIGPAEIGRLRQRVASELKTTFASHYTKVVSLTEALDLANVAVYAKRATGEKFLINPNK
- the eno gene encoding phosphopyruvate hydratase; the encoded protein is MTAIIDIIGREILDSRGNPTVEVDVVLEDGALGRAAVPSGASTGAHEAVELRDGDKARYLGRGVTKAVGAVNGEIFEALSGLDVEQQAQIDQIMIDLDGTANKSRLGANAILGVSLACAKAAANSLDMPLYRYVGGTSARLLPVPMMNIINGGVHADNPIDFQEFMILPVGASSFAEGLRYGAEVFHTLKSELKKAGHNTNVGDEGGFAPNLPSADAALEFVMNAIGKAGFKAGSDIVLGLDCASTEFFKGGKYVYEGEGKTRSISEQAKYLADLVSRYPIVTIEDGMSEDDMDGWKELTDLVGTKCQLVGDDLFVTNVKRLADGIKAGRANSILIKVNQIGTLTETLAAVEMAHKAGYTSVMSHRSGETEDSTIADLAVATNCGQIKTGSLARSDRTAKYNQLLRIEQQLGKQALYGGKAALKALA
- a CDS encoding Vgb family protein, whose translation is MNRRQFLASTAALLVTRPGFAQEAPFRTKYFPISAGIGLHDLAPAPDGLVWFTAQGKGLLGRLDPRDGRFKTVSLGQGAAPHGVTIGPDGAPWITEGGQNAIARVDPSDLKVTLYRLPEKFASANLNTGVFDKEGTYWFTGQSGYYGRLAPKSGEMNVFRAPKGVGPYGITVTPKGDIWYASLAGSYIAKIDRATGNAAMVEPPTPGAGSRRVWSDSKSRIWVSEWNSGHVSVHDPADGSWKTWKLPGERPRAYAVFVDDKDKVWLTDFSANAIVRFDPATEKFNVFASDKANAAVRQLDGRPGELWGCESGNDRIVMVQTLAAG
- the queF gene encoding preQ(1) synthase — translated: MAKKSLQLGRAVDWPHTPEDAQLDRVPNPQKGTDYLVRFTVPEFTSLCPVTGQPDFAHLMIDYAPGAWLLESKSLKLYIASFRNHGAFHEDCTVMIGKRIASEIKPKWLRIGGYWYPRGGIPIDVFWQTGRAPKGLWLPEQGVAPYRGRG
- a CDS encoding autotransporter domain-containing protein, whose protein sequence is MAGTALATVALLPSLARAQVWQDGGVANGNYNEATNWTTNTVPDTAGETATFSSTGTKAVTVTLGPISPQSWIFSAASQDYLISGQAVNFVTGITNNAVGVGIGTFIFISNDMTGASISQAGSSSGLTLSGTNSFTTTSVTAGTFVNAGSLTTSLTVSAFARNQGTLIGDITTTTGFSNFPTGIISATTIANNGGTFVNTGSITTTGGTTNAAGASFSTTGTVNGGLTNSGTAYAGGAFNDGITNQGSGSFAVVGDLTTNGAVTNNATSSLAVQLGSFTGITTLTNNSTSVTAVQVSAGRTLSATSIANNAGTFTNGGTVTTTAGTTNAAGGTFTTTGTVNGGLTNSGTANAAGTINGNVDHQSGTFTVTGALTVNGNLTTGAISDLFVSGGNLTVTTLINQSNAMVHAIWIDAGRTVNATTFTNSGGQISVGGTLNSTNTILNDGKMIVEATGTVNASINSISEYIGLDGTINGNVTISAPSQLSSGGGSVSGRVTLGTAGAIANVTGGGATFGSVAGVAGSVLDTGAFTMTVGGDNSTSIFAGSLIGSGGFVKTGSGIMLLSGDGSAYTGTTTVNGGTLVVDGSMSSSLTTVNATAALAGTGTVGALQVNAGGIFSPGGAGGPGTSMTVASLTMQSGALFSVFVDPSTSSFANVTGNAAPNGAIVGAHFAAGSYVAKQYMILTASSIAGTFDPTVANTGLPSGFHTTLSYDSTHAYLNLALNFAPPSGNLNGNQQNVGNAIINFFNTNGTIPMVFGSLTPTGLTQLSGEVGSAPQQTTFNAMNQFMGVMTDPFIAGRGDPVSAGGAPNAYTDETALAYARTRKPNDALAAIYTKAPIAPSFEQRWSVWAAGFGGAQQTDGRTVVGSNTTTSNLYGTAVGADYRISRDTLVGFALAGGGTNFTVANALGGGRSDLFQAGAFFRHIIGPAYITGALAYGWQDITTDRTVTVAGVDRLRAEFNANTYSGRLEGGYRFVTQGVGLTPYAAAQFTTFDLPAYAEQAIVGSNTFALAYGAKSATDTRTELGLRTDKSFAQADGIVTLRGRLAWAHDFNPDRAIGATFQTLPGASFVVNGAAMASDSALVTGSVEKKWLNGWSAAGTFEGEFSGVTRSYAGKGVVRYAW